From the genome of Blautia pseudococcoides, one region includes:
- a CDS encoding sigma factor-like helix-turn-helix DNA-binding protein, with protein sequence MEKNKLERYKPLKRELLMLDKQISKLEGRREELPVVMGKVQSSDHEFPFTERRVSVPMLDPKEADKIDREIVRKRARKWKVEAEMKEVEEFIDNMPEGEERQVFELYYLEGMKQREVAEMIGLERSSISKKISDFLQLSHNSQKNML encoded by the coding sequence ATGGAAAAGAATAAACTGGAAAGGTACAAGCCCTTGAAAAGGGAACTACTAATGCTTGACAAGCAGATAAGCAAGCTGGAGGGACGCCGGGAGGAGCTTCCGGTGGTGATGGGGAAAGTACAGTCTTCAGACCATGAGTTCCCGTTTACAGAGCGGCGTGTCAGTGTTCCAATGTTGGACCCAAAGGAGGCCGACAAGATTGACCGGGAGATTGTCAGAAAACGGGCCAGGAAATGGAAAGTAGAAGCTGAAATGAAGGAAGTAGAGGAATTCATTGATAATATGCCAGAAGGGGAAGAACGGCAGGTATTTGAGCTGTATTATCTGGAAGGAATGAAGCAGAGAGAGGTCGCGGAAATGATTGGACTGGAAAGGAGCAGCATATCAAAAAAAATTAGTGATTTTCTTCAACTTTCACACAATTCACAAAAAAATATGCTATAA
- a CDS encoding DUF7666 domain-containing protein — protein sequence MKAYKGFKNNMTCRGFQYEEGKEYHEERALCCDTGFHACEYPLDCFKYYEPADSVYHEVEQTGDIDKSEGDSKVASTEIKIGAKIGIPGLVQAAIEYTSKRCEKKAENHNTGYRGASSNTGDRGASSNTGDWGASSNTGYRGASSNTGDWGASSNTGYWGASSNTGNCGASSNTGNCGASSNTGNCGASSNTGNCGASSNTGNCGASSNTGNCGASSNTGNCGASSNTGNCGASSNTGNWGASSNTGYRGASSNTGNCGASFSTGEESTSYAGCVNSVAAALGLNAKAKGVKGAYIICAEFETDNDGNYRIKGIQLHQVDGEKIKEETYYQLIDGVMTEVD from the coding sequence ATGAAAGCATATAAAGGATTTAAAAATAACATGACGTGTAGAGGTTTCCAGTACGAGGAGGGAAAAGAGTACCACGAAGAGCGCGCATTATGCTGTGATACGGGATTCCATGCTTGTGAATATCCACTTGACTGCTTTAAGTATTATGAGCCAGCAGATAGCGTATACCATGAGGTCGAACAGACAGGAGATATTGATAAATCTGAAGGTGACAGCAAAGTAGCTTCCACAGAGATAAAAATAGGAGCGAAGATTGGTATACCCGGTCTGGTGCAGGCAGCTATAGAATACACATCAAAACGGTGTGAAAAAAAAGCGGAAAACCACAATACCGGATACCGTGGAGCATCCAGCAATACCGGAGACCGTGGAGCATCCAGCAATACCGGAGACTGGGGAGCATCCAGCAATACCGGATACCGTGGAGCATCCAGCAATACCGGAGACTGGGGAGCATCCAGCAATACCGGATACTGGGGAGCATCCAGCAATACCGGAAACTGTGGAGCATCCAGCAATACCGGAAACTGTGGAGCATCCAGCAATACCGGAAACTGTGGAGCATCCAGCAATACCGGAAACTGTGGAGCATCCAGCAATACCGGAAACTGTGGAGCATCCAGCAATACCGGAAACTGTGGAGCATCCAGCAATACCGGAAACTGTGGAGCATCCAGCAATACCGGAAACTGTGGAGCATCCAGCAATACCGGAAACTGGGGAGCATCCAGCAATACCGGATACCGTGGAGCATCCAGCAATACCGGAAACTGTGGAGCATCTTTCAGCACAGGAGAAGAAAGTACAAGTTATGCAGGATGCGTAAATTCTGTAGCCGCAGCTCTAGGATTAAATGCAAAAGCTAAAGGAGTCAAAGGCGCCTATATAATATGTGCCGAATTTGAAACGGACAATGATGGGAATTACAGGATCAAAGGAATACAGCTCCACCAGGTAGACGGAGAGAAGATAAAAGAAGAAACATATTATCAACTTATTGATGGTGTAATGACCGAAGTTGATTAA
- a CDS encoding NrdR family transcriptional regulator: protein MKCKKCGGKTQVTDSEETPGGHMVMRRRQCTACGYRFKTTETFWEDVKARNK, encoded by the coding sequence ATGAAGTGCAAAAAGTGCGGCGGCAAAACGCAGGTAACGGACAGTGAGGAAACCCCAGGTGGGCATATGGTCATGCGAAGGAGGCAGTGTACAGCCTGCGGATATCGGTTTAAAACCACGGAAACATTTTGGGAGGATGTAAAAGCAAGAAATAAATGA
- a CDS encoding Panacea domain-containing protein, translating into MVNALNVANNILNKGFSENIDITPMKLQKLTYLVYKKYYQDTKKPLFSEPFEVWKYGPVVRSLYDEFKKYKGNAIKGYHAEADGTIYLINEDSSSYFKKAINEIWDKYKKYDGIPLSEMTHREGTAWYKAAKRRDSYLSNCDIMEEDPFVS; encoded by the coding sequence ATGGTAAATGCGTTGAATGTTGCCAATAACATATTGAACAAAGGTTTTTCCGAGAATATCGACATCACTCCTATGAAGTTACAGAAATTAACGTATCTTGTGTATAAGAAATATTACCAGGATACAAAGAAGCCACTATTTTCTGAGCCATTTGAAGTATGGAAATATGGACCGGTAGTTAGATCTTTGTATGATGAATTTAAAAAGTACAAAGGAAATGCTATAAAAGGTTATCATGCTGAAGCAGATGGTACAATTTATCTGATCAATGAAGATTCATCAAGTTATTTTAAAAAAGCAATCAATGAAATATGGGATAAGTATAAAAAGTATGATGGTATTCCGTTATCTGAGATGACCCACCGAGAAGGGACGGCTTGGTATAAAGCCGCTAAACGTCGAGATAGTTATTTATCGAATTGTGATATAATGGAAGAGGACCCATTTGTTTCATGA
- a CDS encoding DUF4373 domain-containing protein: protein MVRLARGAPNKRGLDYFPKMLNFYDDDKIFDLMDEYGPLGVTIYDVILTIVYSQGYFAELSKDKLSRMVIRKIGNKWIKNQRVVVQVIDYCADLGLFDKALLAQSVITSEGIQRRYHKIAVKLMKRQLYSEKYWLLEKEEKEEPLLNSPKNRISSEENQIDSAVIQISSEKSHIKEKETKRNNINTAPPGKPFDNPELENAFQFFLLCRRQNGKVINEGQIQLLREELCAAEDNDNGRIALAKKAAADGWTGFHSLKKTRKRAEPKKKTKFSNFQGRKYDVDSLESQLLQAGTGRIKHESI, encoded by the coding sequence GTGGTCAGATTGGCACGTGGTGCCCCGAATAAACGAGGGCTTGACTACTTTCCGAAGATGCTTAATTTCTATGACGATGATAAGATATTCGACCTCATGGACGAGTATGGCCCTCTGGGTGTTACCATCTATGATGTTATCCTGACAATTGTATATAGCCAGGGATATTTTGCCGAGTTATCAAAAGACAAGCTATCAAGAATGGTCATCCGTAAGATAGGAAATAAGTGGATCAAGAATCAAAGGGTTGTCGTGCAAGTGATAGATTATTGTGCGGATTTAGGGCTTTTTGACAAGGCCCTCCTTGCACAGAGTGTTATCACCTCTGAAGGGATTCAAAGACGTTATCACAAGATAGCAGTGAAACTGATGAAGAGACAGCTTTATAGTGAAAAGTATTGGCTCCTCGAAAAAGAGGAAAAAGAGGAGCCTTTATTAAATTCACCCAAAAATCGAATTTCTTCGGAAGAAAATCAAATTGATTCCGCAGTAATTCAAATTTCTTCGGAAAAAAGCCATATAAAAGAAAAGGAAACTAAAAGAAATAATATAAATACGGCTCCGCCGGGAAAACCATTTGACAACCCAGAGCTTGAAAATGCTTTCCAATTCTTTCTCTTGTGTAGGAGACAGAATGGGAAGGTTATCAATGAGGGGCAGATACAACTTTTACGTGAGGAATTATGTGCAGCAGAGGATAACGATAATGGCAGGATAGCTTTGGCTAAAAAAGCGGCTGCAGATGGCTGGACAGGATTTCATTCATTGAAGAAAACCCGGAAGAGGGCAGAGCCAAAGAAGAAAACGAAGTTCAGCAATTTCCAGGGACGCAAATATGATGTTGATAGTTTAGAGAGCCAGTTATTACAGGCTGGTACAGGGAGGATAAAACATGAAAGCATATAA